taatcataaataaattagatgtatttttatgaattaacatataatatattatgtgattatcCATGGAATAGGGTACCTAAGCATCTACGGATAACCAAATTCTGAGGATAAtccgataaattaaaattcaaacaaaaatgttataattacatatatctattattaaaaaattgaataatgtaattttaaatagtaagtatttaaggaaaataaaattagagcatctgaaaataaattgtcttattatcaaacttaaaacttaGAATATTATCTGTGTTTAAACTGcttgaaaactaaaatatcataaaaataacacagataatattcttactataatagtaggtcaaattcacttaaaaaataaagaaaatttatatatttaccatctgtattttcattttatacaataagttaataattgtatgaaatttaaatgatgGGAAGGGGAAATAACCCATTGGCTTACCcggtagaaaatatttttagagagCTTAGATCAACTAGGCACTTGAGTAggttactttattaaaaaatgatatacaaatttagaattgctgaatatacaatttaattgttgtaaGTTTGTATAACAGAGTGAACATATACTGGTGTAGTGTACTctcaataaactatttttgccttaactaaaaatctatataaatagtttagaaTATATTCTTATGGTATGTAAATGGAGgggatacaatataaaatataaatgaaaatataaaaaaaataaaaatatatattatataatattatacataattcattttacaaaCCTCTTTGAAAGAACTTTTTaggattaattaaaatgaataagcTGTTAACATCAAAAAATGATGTTGTTATAACACCTCCGTTTCTTTCTATAGCTGCAATTGTAGATTCACTGGTCCACTGAacttctatattaatttttgctttGAAATTATCTGCtccctaatattatataaaaatatttatcaataaagttaattcatttataacaattaatatgataaatatgtgATTGGGTATATGAATACACTTAAGTTtagaataactaaaaattttcatattgaactataactataatttaaaataataaactaaaaattagtcaAATCCATCTGAATCACAAGTATCTAAAACAGGATATAgaatacactatatattatattcatttagcGTTGTCtaagttataagtaaaatatctaCCAATAGAATACATATAATTCTATGAGGAAAGGAACTCAATACCCCAACAAccatttatgaattaattggcttaaaataccaataaatgACCTGATTGACTTCCTCCAATACATcagattaaacaaataaatattacaaccatatttatattttaagttagtaTTATTCCATTATAGATACTTCAATACTAgtacaaaatgttatgttattcattataataatttaatatacctaataggtaGTTAACAGTCATGTAACCTATGTTATTGAAACTCAATAGAAAGAAACTTACTTCATCAATCAAATTTACTCCAAAGTGTTTATCTTCTGgtttaatgttatacaaacCCGTATTGCACAGTACTGATAAATCAATAGGTTTTGTAATGTCTATACGATTCATATCAATCATTTGTTGTAAAGTGGCCAGTGATAGTGGTGGATACTGCCttttaacactaaaaaaaaaaggttataatCTAGTATAGAAAATTATCATGAATATTGTACTAagacattttataacatactGATGATCCCTGTAATATTGTTCTCTAggaaatttcatataaaatggaGTATTTCCTGTTTCATATCCAGGTCTCATAAAGTTTTGTCTAGCTTTTGATCCTTTATTACCATGACCATGTTTGTCACCACCATGCTGAGCTCTGCCAcgtttattctaaaataaaataggtaagtataaaaggttaatgataaataaattacatatggctaaaaaaaataatattattttttcttaaatttcataatattatatacctacagtc
The DNA window shown above is from Aphis gossypii isolate Hap1 chromosome 2, ASM2018417v2, whole genome shotgun sequence and carries:
- the LOC114129363 gene encoding 39S ribosomal protein L15, mitochondrial yields the protein MTSFTNKNVLNLLRNLPRLSISNLRNNDGAVKKNKRGRAQHGGDKHGHGNKGSKARQNFMRPGYETGNTPFYMKFPREQYYRDHHVKRQYPPLSLATLQQMIDMNRIDITKPIDLSVLCNTGLYNIKPEDKHFGVNLIDEGADNFKAKINIEVQWTSESTIAAIERNGGVITTSFFDVNSLFILINPKKFFQRGEAIPRRMIPPEDAILYYSSAANRGYLADPEKISWERFVLAQKYGYKLPKIEDDPDYDMLVSRKDQRQIFYGLEPGWVVNLKDKVILKPTDPQLKEFYRS